A genome region from Carcharodon carcharias isolate sCarCar2 chromosome 17, sCarCar2.pri, whole genome shotgun sequence includes the following:
- the foxi1 gene encoding forkhead box protein I1 yields MNAFGQQPPPNPQPSPLQHPNAQDILDMAVYCDNFSVYPQNLHHHHPQRPSPHPPSYGLTDYTSPTTNPYLWLNGPAINSSPYLPGTNGAAYIPSGYGTSQRQFLPPPSGYGGAELGWLSLPSQQELFKMVRPPYSYSALIAMAIQNASDKKLTLSQIYQYVAENFPFYKKSKAGWQNSIRHNLSLNDCFKKVPRDEDDPGKGNYWTLDPNCEKMFDNGNFRRKRKRRSETPGPSGHGLGDKTEETNIKASDSAGVLGSASPGLENVPGAAGDSKAAPSPTLQSNPCFTNFVSNMSSMINGGNGTNRPISSGALVGDLPQGRQNLPGLNSYSPSHNSMHNTVDFHNRLNYYQSTVSGQQSGLSGPLCNNFSVNNLIHSREGPEV; encoded by the exons ATGAACGCCTTTGGACAGCAGCCTCCTCCTAATCCtcaaccttcccctctccaacacCCCAACGCGCAGGATATCCTGGACATGGCCGTGTACTGCGACAACTTCAGTGTGTATCCGCAaaacctccaccatcaccatcctcagagaccctctccccacccaccgagCTATGGGCTGACTGACTACACCTCGCCGACCACCAACCCTTACCTCTGGCTCAATGGACCGGCGATTAACTCCTCTCCTTACCTTCCCGGGACCAATGGGGCGGCTTACATCCCATCGGGTTACGGGACGAGCCAGCGGCAGTTCCTGCCGCCTCCCTCGGGCTACGGCGGGGCTGAGTTGGGCTGGCTGTCCCTCCCCAGCCAGCAGGAACTTTTTAAAATGGTTCGCCCCCCCTACTCGTACTCCGCGCTGATCGCCATGGCGATCCAGAACGCCTCGGACAAGAAGCTGACCCTCAGTCAGATTTATCAGTATGTGGCTGAGAACTTCCCTTTCTACAAGAAGAGTAAAGCGGGCTGGCAGAACTCCATCCGGCACAACCTATCCCTCAACGACTGTTTCAAGAAAGTGCCCAGGGACGAGGACGATCCAG GTAAAGGCAACTACTGGACTCTAGATCCCAATTGTGAGAAAATGTTTGACAATGGCAATTTCAGGAGGAAAAGAAAGCGCAGGTCGGAGACTCCGGGGCCCAGTGGCCATGGGCTGGGTGACAAGACTGAGGAGACAAATATTAAAGCTTCAGACTCAGCCGGTGTCCTGGGTTCGGCTTCTCCTGGGCTGGAGAACGTCCCTGGGGCTGCAGGTGATTCCAAAGCGGCGCCTTCACCAACCTTGCAATCCAACCCCTGTTTCACCAACTTTGTGTCTAACATGAGTTCCATGATCAACGGCGGCAATGGGACGAACAGGCCGATATCCTCGGGGGCATTGGTGGGAGATTTACCACAAGGTAGACAAAATCTTCCCGGACTCAACTCTTACTCACCTTCGCATAACTCAATGCATAACACAGTCGACTTTCACAATCGATTGAACTATTATCAGTCTACTGTTTCAGGTCAACAAAGTGGACTGAGCGGCCCCTTGTGCAACAACTTCAGCGTCAATAACCTGATTCACAGCAGAGAAGGCCCAGAGGTTTAA